In Synechococcus sp. KORDI-100, a single window of DNA contains:
- the modA gene encoding molybdate ABC transporter substrate-binding protein — MATLAFVSTGSVIATDAGQVNLLIFAASSLTNSLSEIEEKFERDNGVELTINYAGSSTLARQIIHGAEADLFISANQDWANAVEQRQAVLQRRDWLGNQLVVITHRDASNPPLRLADLLDPSIQRIAIADPEGVPAGIYAKEILVAKGLWDQLKHKFIFGSDVRHTLAHVENGGADVGFVYSTDELISPDTQISFEIEHASLSPISYPMLLLDRSDSKLYSNLFYDYLRSDAALEVFEKHGFLVKGKS, encoded by the coding sequence GTGGCGACGCTGGCTTTTGTCAGCACCGGAAGTGTTATAGCCACCGACGCGGGGCAGGTTAATTTACTTATTTTTGCTGCTTCAAGTTTAACCAACTCGCTTTCGGAGATTGAAGAGAAATTTGAGCGGGATAACGGCGTTGAACTAACCATTAATTACGCAGGATCGTCAACGCTTGCCAGGCAGATCATCCACGGAGCAGAGGCTGATCTGTTTATTTCTGCCAATCAAGATTGGGCCAACGCTGTTGAGCAACGTCAAGCGGTTCTGCAGCGACGGGACTGGCTCGGTAATCAATTGGTTGTGATCACGCATCGTGATGCATCGAATCCGCCCCTCAGACTGGCGGATCTTCTGGATCCGAGTATTCAACGGATTGCGATCGCAGACCCTGAGGGTGTGCCCGCGGGAATCTACGCGAAGGAAATCCTGGTTGCCAAGGGCTTATGGGACCAACTCAAGCACAAATTTATTTTTGGTAGCGACGTTCGCCATACCTTGGCCCACGTTGAGAATGGGGGAGCTGATGTTGGTTTTGTGTATTCAACAGATGAACTGATTTCACCTGACACGCAAATCAGTTTTGAGATTGAGCATGCGTCGTTGAGTCCGATTAGCTATCCAATGCTTCTTTTGGATCGCTCAGACAGCAAGTTATATTCGAACCTTTTTTATGATTATTTAAGGTCCGATGCTGCCCTTGAAGTTTTTGAAAAACATGGCTTCTTGGTGAAAGGAAAGTCATGA